A region from the Candidatus Manganitrophaceae bacterium genome encodes:
- a CDS encoding GMP/IMP nucleotidase produces MIPWEKIDTVLLDMDGTLLDRYFDDYFWEELVPEKFSDLRGISLSEAKKLLYAAFKGEERTLNWTDIYYWSDRLGLDIVALKVEMSDQVRVHLGVLPFLKFIQDGGKEVVLVTNAHPKTVQIKLGQTDLSPYLDTILCSSDIGVPKEDLEFWRGAERVLLFDKSKTLFVDDNEAVLRAADSFGIKYLLQKNNASSRRVQSPPTTFRSLDHFDSLIP; encoded by the coding sequence ATGATTCCCTGGGAGAAAATCGACACCGTGCTTCTGGATATGGATGGCACCCTCCTTGATCGATATTTTGATGATTACTTCTGGGAAGAACTTGTTCCTGAAAAGTTTTCCGATCTCAGAGGGATCTCTTTATCTGAGGCCAAAAAACTGCTTTATGCCGCTTTTAAAGGAGAGGAAAGGACCTTGAATTGGACGGATATTTACTACTGGTCAGACCGTCTGGGACTTGATATTGTGGCTCTAAAGGTAGAGATGTCTGATCAGGTACGGGTTCATCTAGGAGTCCTTCCTTTTCTAAAGTTTATTCAGGATGGAGGAAAAGAAGTTGTTCTGGTGACAAATGCCCATCCAAAGACAGTACAGATTAAACTTGGACAGACGGACCTGAGTCCATATCTGGATACGATACTCTGTTCAAGCGACATCGGGGTTCCGAAAGAGGACTTGGAATTCTGGAGAGGGGCGGAGAGGGTTCTTCTTTTTGATAAATCGAAGACCTTATTTGTCGATGACAATGAAGCCGTCCTTCGTGCTGCAGATTCGTTTGGGATCAAATATCTTCTTCAAAAAAACAATGCAAGCAGTCGTCGGGTTCAGAGTCCGCCAACCACCTTTCGGTCATTAGACCATTTTGACTCCCTCATCCCTTGA
- a CDS encoding FAD-dependent monooxygenase, which produces MKKKEWDLVIVGGGPGSMALALSLDQKGYRIAILDRQSSPVSYPRGEIVQPNSLKILETLGLLTELLKDDIHLNKAVHFYQMTGTHLCTVNYQTLPKPYDYSLILLPKTIQKILIERVAASSNIEMFWGARFENLFMERGNVIGAEVTTHEERTLFKAPIIVGGDGVRSRVRDAFHIKYRLHQYKHGYITGIITRPEGFHEDSRYYLGKGKIFGLFPVSKQECYFFYLLPFNKLEEFQKQGIQRFKDDLLSMNDPVRSFLEKPLEGISSWEETSFMPCFRVRCDQWVVDGGVLLGDAAHAMNPHVAQGRNSAMEDGVVLAEILDNCFQKGDFSRKALQPYEMIRRKKIDLLQDLGDEMAWLWNSGWGPLVWARDRIFRTIGRNPNLHAKMLTTISGLEMCPFTLYDRWRALHLF; this is translated from the coding sequence ATGAAGAAAAAAGAATGGGATCTCGTCATTGTTGGAGGCGGCCCGGGAAGCATGGCCCTCGCTCTGTCACTTGATCAAAAGGGCTACCGTATTGCTATTCTTGACCGACAATCCTCCCCGGTATCCTATCCAAGAGGCGAGATTGTTCAACCAAATAGCCTGAAGATCCTTGAAACACTTGGTCTTCTGACTGAATTACTCAAAGATGATATTCATCTCAATAAAGCAGTCCACTTTTACCAAATGACGGGTACGCATCTTTGCACGGTGAACTATCAAACGCTTCCCAAGCCCTACGATTACTCCTTGATCCTGCTCCCCAAGACCATTCAAAAAATCCTGATAGAAAGGGTTGCCGCGTCATCCAACATCGAGATGTTCTGGGGTGCCCGCTTTGAGAACCTCTTTATGGAAAGGGGAAATGTAATCGGGGCCGAAGTCACCACCCATGAGGAAAGAACTCTTTTCAAGGCACCCATCATTGTTGGTGGGGATGGGGTCAGATCGCGTGTTCGAGATGCCTTTCATATCAAGTACCGGCTCCATCAATATAAACACGGTTACATCACAGGTATTATCACGCGCCCGGAGGGGTTTCATGAAGATTCAAGATACTATCTCGGGAAAGGTAAGATCTTTGGCCTCTTTCCTGTTTCAAAGCAAGAATGCTACTTCTTTTATCTGCTTCCCTTCAACAAATTGGAGGAATTTCAAAAGCAAGGTATTCAGAGATTCAAGGATGACCTCCTTTCAATGAATGATCCGGTCCGTTCTTTTCTGGAAAAACCTCTCGAAGGCATCTCTTCCTGGGAAGAAACATCTTTTATGCCCTGCTTTCGGGTCCGTTGTGATCAATGGGTCGTTGATGGAGGTGTTCTCCTCGGAGATGCCGCACACGCGATGAATCCGCATGTCGCCCAAGGAAGAAATTCGGCCATGGAAGACGGGGTGGTCCTGGCTGAAATACTGGATAACTGTTTTCAAAAGGGAGATTTTTCCAGAAAGGCTCTTCAGCCTTATGAAATGATCCGCCGAAAAAAAATCGATCTTTTGCAAGACCTTGGTGACGAAATGGCCTGGCTCTGGAACAGCGGTTGGGGACCACTCGTCTGGGCCCGGGACCGTATCTTTCGGACAATTGGCCGCAACCCCAACCTTCACGCCAAAATGCTGACCACGATTTCCGGTCTTGAAATGTGTCCTTTTACCCTTTACGACCGCTGGAGGGCGCTCCACCTCTTTTAG
- a CDS encoding tetratricopeptide repeat protein gives MKITSRPLFYLSLLVLIGLFTVTLSCSSAEARKDKHYQRGIEYAKEEKYKEAIIEFKNVIQIDPEDMETKYQLGLVYLKLGGMSNLRNAFKFLSEAVEKKPELIDAQIKLGNLFLLSNELDKAKEKTALVFKDNPDNIESHLLQARIYLKENRLEDAEKSYRHLLILDSQNLPAYYELSGIRLREKDAKEAESLLQTALSIETGSIASNMALARFYQVTQQNSKAEKHYKKTVELSPENNLLYFSLANFYQSINRLPEAEATLVKATQLSEDNPDPFIVLGNFHQAHGNLENAEEAYLHAKKVKPDLLVSSKKLAVLYLGQKRKEKALSMIEEILEKNPGDPDAFFTKGRIYLSERKVKKGADLFQKVIQTEPTYPFAHYYLGLSHLAMGNIQQARSEFSEAVQQQPRDHRARLSLAQLHIKSRSFDLALIEAEKIIQANPSDWKAHVIFGDASVSSGKIKQGEEIYKKVIDLAPNEPVGYFRMGVLRRAQRKESEALTLFEKAMSLNPNLIDALSQIVATHLGKGDSEKAVLRVSAQIESTSDNALFYHLRGRLHANQKNFKKAEADFMKSIEITPNYLAPYIDLGTLYSQEKQFDRALQQLAEAIKKDPKVLAAYMLRGVIFEANNDYKKAQTEYEKALDIDGKFAPAANNLAWIYAEHGGNIDRALTLARIAKEKLPDNPSVSDTLGWIYVKKNAYLKAISLLKESTAKLEKHPVVRYHLGIAYYKNGDAQKAKKELEASLALSKDFPGADEARKVLGEL, from the coding sequence ATGAAGATCACAAGTAGACCGTTATTTTATTTATCATTGCTCGTTCTCATCGGGTTGTTCACGGTGACCCTTTCGTGCTCATCCGCAGAGGCAAGAAAAGACAAACACTATCAAAGAGGAATTGAATACGCCAAAGAAGAAAAATATAAAGAAGCCATCATTGAATTTAAAAATGTCATTCAAATTGACCCGGAAGATATGGAAACAAAATATCAGCTTGGGCTCGTCTATTTAAAGCTGGGCGGCATGAGCAATCTCCGAAATGCTTTTAAATTTCTCAGCGAGGCAGTAGAGAAAAAACCTGAATTAATAGATGCACAAATAAAATTGGGGAACCTTTTCCTTTTATCGAACGAACTGGACAAAGCCAAAGAAAAAACAGCCCTGGTTTTCAAGGATAACCCGGATAATATTGAAAGCCATCTTCTCCAGGCAAGAATCTATTTGAAAGAGAATCGATTAGAGGATGCGGAGAAGTCTTATCGACATCTTCTCATACTCGACTCCCAAAATCTTCCAGCTTATTATGAACTTTCAGGGATTCGCCTTCGAGAAAAAGACGCGAAAGAAGCCGAATCACTTCTGCAGACCGCCCTTTCCATCGAAACCGGCTCAATCGCATCCAATATGGCCCTTGCCCGTTTCTACCAGGTGACCCAACAGAACAGCAAGGCTGAAAAACACTATAAGAAAACGGTTGAATTATCACCCGAAAACAACTTGCTATATTTTTCTCTCGCTAACTTTTATCAAAGTATCAATCGATTGCCCGAGGCTGAAGCCACTCTTGTGAAGGCAACTCAACTCTCGGAGGATAATCCGGATCCATTCATCGTCCTTGGAAATTTTCACCAGGCCCATGGAAACCTGGAAAATGCGGAAGAAGCCTACCTTCACGCAAAAAAAGTGAAACCGGATCTCCTCGTGAGTAGCAAAAAGCTCGCAGTTCTCTATTTAGGCCAAAAAAGAAAAGAAAAAGCTCTTTCGATGATTGAAGAGATCCTTGAAAAAAATCCGGGTGATCCGGATGCCTTCTTTACCAAGGGTCGTATCTATTTGTCTGAAAGGAAGGTAAAGAAAGGAGCCGACCTTTTCCAAAAGGTCATTCAAACAGAACCGACCTATCCATTCGCACACTATTATTTGGGACTGTCCCATCTTGCAATGGGCAATATCCAGCAGGCAAGATCTGAATTTTCCGAAGCAGTTCAACAGCAGCCGAGAGATCATCGCGCGCGTCTTTCACTTGCCCAACTGCATATCAAATCCCGTTCGTTTGATTTGGCGCTTATAGAAGCGGAGAAAATCATTCAGGCAAACCCTTCAGACTGGAAAGCACATGTTATCTTTGGGGATGCCTCTGTCTCAAGTGGCAAAATTAAACAGGGGGAGGAAATTTATAAAAAGGTCATCGATTTGGCCCCGAATGAGCCGGTCGGATATTTTCGGATGGGGGTACTTCGGAGGGCACAGAGAAAGGAATCGGAGGCCTTGACCCTTTTTGAAAAGGCAATGTCACTCAATCCAAACCTGATCGATGCCCTCTCACAGATTGTCGCGACCCATTTGGGAAAGGGGGATTCCGAAAAGGCGGTGCTACGGGTATCGGCACAGATAGAATCCACCTCGGACAATGCCCTCTTTTATCACTTGAGGGGAAGATTGCACGCCAACCAGAAAAATTTCAAGAAGGCCGAAGCAGACTTTATGAAGTCGATTGAGATCACCCCGAACTATTTGGCTCCGTATATCGACCTGGGTACGCTCTACAGCCAAGAAAAACAATTTGACAGAGCCCTGCAGCAACTCGCGGAAGCAATCAAAAAGGATCCAAAGGTCCTTGCGGCTTATATGCTCCGTGGCGTAATCTTCGAGGCGAATAACGACTACAAAAAGGCCCAGACCGAATATGAAAAGGCATTAGACATAGATGGGAAATTTGCACCGGCGGCCAACAACCTGGCTTGGATCTATGCAGAGCATGGCGGGAACATCGACCGGGCACTGACATTGGCGCGGATTGCCAAAGAGAAACTCCCTGACAATCCTTCGGTCTCTGATACCCTCGGCTGGATCTATGTTAAGAAAAATGCCTATCTCAAGGCGATCAGCCTGCTCAAAGAAAGCACAGCAAAACTCGAAAAACACCCTGTCGTCCGGTATCACTTAGGGATTGCCTATTATAAGAATGGAGACGCTCAAAAGGCCAAAAAAGAATTAGAGGCCTCCCTTGCACTTTCTAAGGATTTTCCGGGAGCGGATGAGGCTCGTAAGGTGCTTGGGGAGTTATGA